The following DNA comes from Brassica oleracea var. oleracea cultivar TO1000 chromosome C5, BOL, whole genome shotgun sequence.
GCTTAGCATGACAATTCCTTATTGCTAATGAAAATCCAACCTTGATGAGCCTGTAATCTGTACTATGCTGATGAAAGTCTTATTTTATTTGTGTATATAAAGCAGCTTCTTTAGTTCAGTGCTCACAATCTCAAACCAAAAAGTAAGCAAATTTAAGAAGAGATTAATAAACTGAGCTCTATTAGTTTGCTAATATGTTCATGTTGGCTAAGGCTAAAAATCAATTCAGAATTCAGCTTAAGAGAAGGAAACTCAATAATTCAAAGTTAAAATGTGTTTTATGCAATGTATCAATGTACTGTAAAAGAGATCTAAAACGTGAGTGATGGCTCCGAAGTAAAAGGGGAGAGATCATGGGACAGCACTGAAGAGATGGGTTAGATTCCGACACACAGCATGTGGTGCCATTTCAGGAGGCCAGAGTTAAAAAAGAAAAAAAATTAAAACAATTTTCACAGTTAGCAATTTACCAGGCACAAACTTCCCATCTTTTGTCTGGAATTAAATATTTATAAAGGACAAAAGCTTCTTTGATTCTTTCACTAACAAAGTCTCTATCAAAAGAAATTTGATTCTTCCATACCAAATATTAAATGTCAACTAACTACTTTTTATCCAAAAACAGTTCAACTCACTTACATTTTCCCAACCTAAAATATTTTTCTGTATAAGATTCCTAAACACATATCTTATCAACTCAACCAAGACCATGAGTTCAAAATAATGATTTGTGCATGGTATGAATGAAATAAATGTGCATGGTATGAATGAAATAAATACATAAAAAGCAACAATCAGTAAAATAGGATTCAGTTTGATTAAATTAGTTGTGACAATACGTGGTGAAGCAAAGAAAGTACAACAAGGTGGAACAAAAGTGATGCTGAGGAAGAAGGGAACCCAACATAGAACACATGAGGAGACAACACAGAGGATGAAGCCCTCTTTTCAAATTCATCCACATGCCATCAAATAACAATCTTAAAAAGTCATTACTTCGAGACACAAAAAAGGTTACGAAAATATGAAACCTTTTTAAAAAAAAAATTAAAGATAAGACTCAATGCCACCCCCGCCCCAATAAACCATCTTTCTTCTACGAAATCAAGAAACCGAAATGTATGACAAGGCAAACAACATGGTACTTTAAATAATTAAATCAATAATTATCTAAAATAGATAGAAGTACTAACCAAGATGGAACTAATGAAACTTTTCTTTACTATCTCCCATCCTTTCCTTTATCGTCGGAGCTCCGGTTTCCTTCGCCGTAATAGAGATATAACCGGCCGTCAAAAGTTGCTGGAAGCTGGTGATTATGGTGGTCAAGAGGAGGAGGTGTAGCTCTTTGATTAACGTTGTTGTTGTTGAGAAAGAGAGAGTGTGAATTGGACTGAAGGGTCCCCCTACTAGTGTAGCAACCTCCATTAACGGCGGCTGCTCCGGGAGAATCAGAAGAAGAGATTCCAAAGTTGTAATCCGGAACAAACGAGAAATGATTCTGATGATGGTTCAATGATGTCTCTTGTCGATGATTACTGTTGTTGTAGTGGTGTAGAGAGGAGGAGGAGGATGGGCTCGGTATGAGCTGAACCGGGGTGAAACAATCAGAAGAAGAACCACCGATCCAATTCCGGTTCGGTTCGTCAAAACCGCCGGTGAGAAGCTGAGTGAAAGAGCTTTGAGCATTTTGCAAGTCTTTGTCTTTGTCCGTCGCTGTTCTCTCTCTAGCTCTCTCTCTCGCTTTACCACGACTCTCTGTCCTCGACAAAGACAACAGCGAGCTCTCAGATGTGCCACTGCTACAAGCCGATTTAGACAGCGAGAGCGCCTGGTCGAAACTTGTGTTGATCGGAGGCAACTCGGAGATGGAGTCGGCAGCCGCGTTGATTAGCCATTCAACGGCTTTGCTGGGCTGGTCGAAGCCAAGACGGTCTTGGAGATCGTAGAACTGGATTGCTGTTGCGACGGAGAGACGTATCCTCCGGTCTCTAAGCCCTTTTGAGGTCAAGACTTTGCTGTGTCGGTCTTTGCCACCGGATGCTCGAGAAACCCTAATGATTCTTGAAGATGGATTGTTCCAGTCTCTCATCCCGTTTTTGTCGTTGTCTGAGGAGATTCTCTGTAGCTTTCTGCTTGTTTGTTGTTGTGCATCAATGTCGTCGTCGACCTCCATTGAAAGGCTACTCTCATGCTTTGAAGGTTTAGCTCAAAGCTCAAAGGATCCACCGGAGAAGAAGATATAGTCGGCGGTGAGAGACAAATGGACTCCAGCTAAAGCCCTAATTAAGCTCTCTCTCTCTCTCTCTCTCTCTCTCTCTCTCTCTCTCTCTCTCTTTCTTTTGTGTCTGAAGCGAAACAGTTGCAGAGCTATGATGATAGACCAAAAAAGCCTGAGTATGTTGCAGTGATGACTTTGCTGAATCTGTAAAAAAAGATGAGAGGAAGAAGATAATTAAAGTCACTGCTACTGAAAATACTGAGAATATATATATTTTTTATAGATAAAAAAATTCAGCAAATTTAATTTAATACATGTAGATCTGAAAGTCTATCTGTTAATATCCATGTTCATAGCATATAGCTTCTTATAGCTCAAGAGCCTTTTCAGAAACCCTAGATTTATTATTGTTGTTTTAAAAAAAACAAAACAAAAAAGAACCTATACCTACAGGGAGACTGAGCTTTGGTCAATAGTCTTAGCAGAATAATAAATACACAGAAGAACAAGAAGATATTTGTTTTAGCCGAAGAAGAAGAAGAACAAAGACCAATTATTTTTGTTCTTGAAGCTACAAGCTTTGCCCTAATAATGAAAGTTGCAAAACAATCACAAACATATTAACATTAAATAAAGCATAGATTTAATTTTAAATAAATGCCAGTAAGCCCCAAAAAAAAACGAGTTTGCCTCAAAAATCACCAACAAAAGAAACTCACTTGGATAACAGGTGTCAACTGTCGAAGCTCACTGTAGAACAGCAATGGCGGCGAGGATGAAAAAATGAACTCTTCGGATTTTTTTGTCACGAGCTTATTCTCTCTCTCTCTCTCTTTGATAATATTCTCAGGCTAAGATCTCATCATTTTAAGCGTTTGAGTGTTGAGAAGATCCACAGATCTGAACATTATCAATTCAAAAAGGGTCATATAATATATAACATCAAATATTTGTTTCAGTGGT
Coding sequences within:
- the LOC106294868 gene encoding transcription factor TCP24-like — its product is MEVDDDIDAQQQTSRKLQRISSDNDKNGMRDWNNPSSRIIRVSRASGGKDRHSKVLTSKGLRDRRIRLSVATAIQFYDLQDRLGFDQPSKAVEWLINAAADSISELPPINTSFDQALSLSKSACSSGTSESSLLSLSRTESRGKARERARERTATDKDKDLQNAQSSFTQLLTGGFDEPNRNWIGGSSSDCFTPVQLIPSPSSSSSLHHYNNSNHRQETSLNHHQNHFSFVPDYNFGISSSDSPGAAAVNGGCYTSRGTLQSNSHSLFLNNNNVNQRATPPPLDHHNHQLPATFDGRLYLYYGEGNRSSDDKGKDGR